One window of Cataglyphis hispanica isolate Lineage 1 chromosome 12, ULB_Chis1_1.0, whole genome shotgun sequence genomic DNA carries:
- the LOC126853721 gene encoding GTP-binding protein Di-Ras2, translating to MADLERIRLVVLGGAGVGKSAIIRRLLGQGFSERYRPTVEDLYSRECVLGTLTLKVDLLDTAGDLQFPAMRRLSIATAHAFLLVYATTSLPSFECVKRCFEEVREQRPDFQEVPIVVAGNKLDLAPARREVPIEDVSEWLFCELPKLRAKVMECSAKDDYNIKDIFRCFVTLSRIVPKNPTGEADESGLRRRCSAYGSRRSGSPGGRTGSAGPGGNPQQVVAAQGSSVVAVTEEVKSKPRSRSLIRRASRKTKQQIRDAHADDCNIS from the exons ATGGCCGATCTTGAGAGGATCAGATTGGTGGTGCTCGGAGGCGCCGGGGTTGGCAAGAGCGCCATTATACGCCGATTGCTTGGCCAGGGTTTCAGCGAGCGATACCGGCCCACCGTGGAGGATCTGTACTCGCGGGAATGTGTCCTCGGCACCTTGACCCTCAAGGTCGATCTCTTGGATACTGCGG GTGATCTGCAGTTTCCCGCGATGAGACGGTTGAGCATAGCCACCGCCCACGCATTTTTGCTCGTGTACGCAACAACATCATTACCGAGCTTCGAGTGCGTGAAACGTTGCTTCGAAGAAGTGAGAGAACAACGGCCCGATTTTCAG GAAGTACCAATAGTCGTCGCCGGGAACAAGCTCGACCTGGCGCCGGCCCGAAGGGAAGTACCCATCGAGGATGTAAGCGAATGGCTGTTTTGCGAGTTACCAAAGTTACGCGCTAAAGTGATGGAATGCTCGGCAAAGGACGATTATAACATTAAGGATATATTCAGGTGTTTCGTCACGCTTTCCAGAATCGTGCCGAAAAATCCTACCGGCGAGGCCGACGAGTCGGGACTCAGGAGGAGATGTTCGGCATACGGATCTCGCAG GTCCGGCAGTCCTGGCGGCAGGACTGGCAGTGCGGGTCCCGGTGGAAATCCTCAGCAAGTAGTCGCAGCTCAGGGCTCCAGTGTCGTCGCTGTTACCGAGGAGGTGAAGAGCAAGCCGCGTAGTCGCAGTCTGATCAGACGCGCCTCGAGAAAGACGAAACAACAGATCAGGGATGCCCACGCTGATGATTGCAACATCTCTTAA